Proteins encoded by one window of Planktothrix tepida PCC 9214:
- a CDS encoding leucyl aminopeptidase: MQFIATNTSPLDWSGDVLAVGIFEENIELTGELAQLDEKLAGTLKELIEETEFKGKPDSSISTRVGGNSPIRKVIIVGLGKSDTLNLETLRRAGASLAKAAKSLKCKTVGVSLPVCESADASTQAITEGIELALHQDTRFKSDPDQKGHGIEQIELLSLPGTEAAITRAQNICSGVILARELVAAPANEINPITMADMAKNLAETYGFELKILEKEDCEKLGMGAFLGVAQASDLPPKFIHLIYRPTGTPRRKLAIIGKGLTFDSGGLNLKVSGSGIEMMKMDMGGAAATFGAAKVIGQLKPDVEVHFISAVTENMISGHAMHPGDFLKASNGKTIEVNNTDAEGRLTLADALVFADKLGVDAMIDLATLTGACIIALGDDIAGLWSPDDGLAQELETAAKTSGEKLWRMPLEEKYFEGLKAMHADMKNTGPRAGGSITAALFLKQFVEKTPWAHLDVAGPVWTDKDNGYNTAGATGYGVRMLVNWVLN; this comes from the coding sequence ATGCAATTTATAGCAACGAACACATCCCCCTTGGATTGGTCAGGCGATGTTCTGGCCGTTGGTATATTTGAAGAAAACATCGAATTAACAGGCGAGTTAGCCCAGTTAGATGAAAAACTCGCTGGAACTTTAAAAGAATTAATTGAGGAGACTGAATTTAAGGGTAAACCGGATAGCAGTATCTCCACTCGCGTCGGTGGAAATAGCCCGATTCGCAAAGTGATTATCGTGGGTTTAGGGAAGTCAGACACCTTAAACTTAGAAACCTTGCGTCGGGCGGGGGCATCCCTTGCTAAGGCGGCAAAATCCCTGAAATGTAAAACGGTTGGCGTGAGTTTACCCGTTTGTGAAAGCGCTGATGCGAGCACCCAAGCCATAACAGAAGGCATTGAATTAGCCTTACATCAAGATACCCGTTTTAAATCAGACCCCGATCAAAAAGGGCATGGAATTGAACAAATTGAATTATTGAGTTTACCGGGAACTGAAGCCGCCATTACTCGCGCTCAAAATATCTGTTCCGGTGTCATTTTAGCACGGGAATTAGTCGCTGCTCCTGCTAACGAAATTAACCCGATTACAATGGCAGATATGGCAAAAAATCTCGCTGAAACCTACGGGTTTGAACTCAAGATTCTGGAAAAAGAAGACTGTGAAAAATTAGGAATGGGAGCTTTTTTAGGGGTTGCCCAAGCCTCGGATTTACCGCCTAAATTTATTCATTTAATCTACCGTCCTACAGGAACGCCCCGCCGCAAATTAGCCATTATTGGTAAAGGATTAACCTTTGATTCTGGAGGGTTGAATCTGAAAGTGAGTGGCAGTGGTATTGAAATGATGAAAATGGATATGGGAGGAGCGGCAGCTACCTTTGGCGCAGCTAAAGTGATTGGTCAATTAAAACCCGATGTGGAAGTGCATTTTATTAGCGCCGTGACCGAAAATATGATTAGTGGTCACGCCATGCACCCTGGAGATTTTCTCAAAGCTTCTAATGGTAAAACTATTGAAGTTAATAATACCGATGCAGAAGGACGATTAACCTTAGCGGATGCCCTGGTTTTTGCAGACAAATTAGGGGTGGATGCCATGATTGATTTAGCCACCTTAACAGGCGCTTGTATTATTGCGTTAGGGGATGATATTGCGGGGTTATGGAGTCCTGATGATGGGTTAGCTCAAGAGTTAGAAACCGCCGCCAAAACATCCGGCGAAAAACTTTGGCGAATGCCCTTAGAAGAGAAATATTTTGAAGGGTTAAAAGCCATGCACGCCGACATGAAAAATACCGGGCCAAGGGCTGGGGGTTCGATCACAGCCGCCTTATTCCTGAAACAATTTGTAGAAAAAACCCCCTGGGCTCATTTAGATGTGGCTGGCCCGGTTTGGACAGATAAAGACAACGGTTATAATACTGCCGGAGCAACGGGTTATGGCGTGCGAATGTTAGTCAACTGGGTCTTAAATTAG
- a CDS encoding histone deacetylase family protein codes for MNRLFTYLYPQAFFTSKPIQEIAFETFSLPYYNQVRHTLAQSLRDYPVLSLRKAQVVDYLRVHTHHYLRKLALKARDQPLDEISLSLPELSIECRGLEYAIPGYLYGLGGMLEAIDQMKRGIVERAYCFSMVGHHAHPDWGHGYCLLNPLAAATRYAQLQGFAKILIIDWDIHHGDGTQAIFSHDPSVYCISIHNAVDLYMAKASDLKVGTTDAAQVVGHCNIPIIPASFPIEVLQEEGITGTFYYGYESLNKFQKALEKMPWQPNLIAIFSGYDSHQEDCGASTTGWTNDDFCKLTQITLDFANKHECPVLSCHGGGYNLPVTVSATLSHLKTLATYVGRAVI; via the coding sequence ATGAACCGACTTTTTACTTACCTATACCCTCAAGCGTTTTTCACTTCCAAGCCAATTCAGGAAATTGCTTTTGAAACGTTTTCTCTTCCTTACTACAACCAAGTTCGACATACCCTTGCACAATCCCTTCGCGACTACCCAGTTTTATCCTTGAGAAAAGCACAAGTTGTTGATTATCTCAGGGTTCATACCCATCATTATCTACGAAAGTTAGCTCTCAAAGCGCGTGATCAACCCTTAGACGAGATCAGTCTATCCTTACCTGAATTAAGTATTGAATGCCGAGGATTGGAATACGCGATACCGGGTTATCTTTATGGCTTAGGAGGAATGTTAGAAGCCATTGACCAAATGAAACGAGGAATTGTTGAGCGTGCCTATTGTTTTAGTATGGTGGGTCATCATGCTCATCCAGATTGGGGACATGGTTATTGTCTTCTTAATCCTCTGGCTGCTGCAACTCGATATGCTCAACTTCAGGGATTTGCCAAAATACTAATCATTGATTGGGATATTCATCATGGAGATGGAACTCAGGCAATTTTTAGTCATGATCCCAGTGTTTATTGTATTAGTATTCACAATGCTGTCGATCTTTATATGGCGAAAGCTTCCGATTTGAAAGTGGGAACAACGGATGCTGCTCAAGTCGTTGGACACTGTAATATTCCGATTATTCCTGCATCTTTTCCCATTGAAGTTTTACAAGAAGAAGGGATTACAGGAACGTTTTATTATGGTTATGAAAGTCTGAATAAGTTTCAAAAAGCGTTGGAAAAAATGCCTTGGCAACCGAATCTAATTGCTATTTTTTCCGGTTATGATTCCCATCAAGAAGATTGTGGTGCAAGTACGACAGGTTGGACAAATGATGACTTCTGTAAACTGACTCAAATTACGCTAGATTTTGCCAATAAACATGAATGTCCAGTTCTGTCCTGTCATGGGGGTGGCTATAATTTACCCGTCACCGTTTCAGCCACACTTTCTCATCTCAAAACATTAGCAACTTACGTTGGACGTGCGGTTATTTAA
- a CDS encoding tocopherol cyclase family protein — protein sequence MFNLIRQLNSLQTPHSGYHWDGSDRRFFEGWYYRVTLPPEKQTFAFMYSIEDPRGNQPHSGGAAQILGPDDQYLCRTFPDVKKFWATSDQLALGHWGKTDLTASPGYLEPQIFERYIHQGYQGTATFHQGKLSEPATNQFCHWQYQIQPIYGWGNPNQPQQSTAGWLSFLQIFEPGWQILMAHGLATGWINWNGRIYEFEKAPAYSEKNWGGSFPKQWFWVNCNSFDGEPDLALTAGGGQRGVLWWSESVALVGIHYQGKFYEFGPWNSEVHWEIEPWGKWVMNAKNEQYEVSLIATTDYPGTLLRAPTEQGLIFRCRDTMHGKIHLQLTAKNRMILEATSDLCGVEVGGKIWHETWKQ from the coding sequence ATGTTTAATTTGATTCGTCAATTGAATTCTTTACAAACGCCCCATAGTGGATATCATTGGGATGGAAGCGATCGCCGTTTTTTTGAAGGGTGGTATTATCGAGTGACCTTACCCCCGGAAAAACAAACGTTTGCCTTTATGTATTCTATCGAAGATCCGAGAGGAAATCAACCCCATAGTGGGGGAGCCGCGCAAATTTTAGGGCCAGATGATCAATATTTATGTCGAACCTTTCCTGATGTTAAAAAATTTTGGGCAACTTCCGATCAACTGGCATTAGGACATTGGGGAAAAACCGATTTAACCGCCTCCCCCGGATATTTAGAACCCCAAATTTTTGAGCGTTATATTCACCAAGGCTATCAAGGAACCGCCACCTTTCATCAAGGAAAATTATCTGAGCCCGCTACAAATCAATTTTGTCATTGGCAATATCAAATTCAACCGATTTATGGATGGGGAAATCCTAATCAACCCCAACAATCAACGGCCGGATGGTTATCTTTTTTACAAATTTTTGAACCCGGATGGCAAATTTTAATGGCTCATGGTTTAGCAACAGGTTGGATTAATTGGAATGGGAGAATTTATGAGTTTGAAAAGGCTCCCGCTTACAGCGAAAAAAATTGGGGAGGTAGTTTTCCGAAACAATGGTTTTGGGTCAATTGTAATAGTTTTGATGGAGAACCGGATTTAGCCTTAACCGCAGGAGGTGGACAACGGGGGGTGTTATGGTGGTCTGAATCCGTTGCTTTGGTCGGGATTCATTATCAAGGCAAATTTTATGAATTTGGGCCTTGGAATTCCGAGGTACATTGGGAAATTGAACCTTGGGGAAAATGGGTGATGAATGCTAAAAATGAACAGTATGAAGTGTCATTAATCGCAACAACGGATTACCCTGGAACGTTATTAAGAGCACCAACAGAACAAGGATTAATCTTTCGCTGTCGAGATACCATGCACGGAAAAATTCACTTGCAATTAACAGCTAAAAACCGTATGATTTTGGAAGCCACCAGCGACCTGTGTGGTGTGGAAGTGGGGGGAAAAATCTGGCACGAAACCTGGAAACAATAA
- a CDS encoding Npun_F5749 family FMN-dependent PPOX-type flavoprotein — MNDIPGWRLSLTSALHRNRHLVYSRYFQLATVGLEGRPANRTVVFRGFLPETNQLQIITDSRSQKVNQIQNHSWGEVCWYFPETREQFRLLGELKLISDSYPDLTLTTARTTLWQFLSNAAKQQFYWPDSRQPRSESTAFHPLAIIPLEPPSNFILLLLEPQEVDHLELQGEPQNRTFYYYDSEQGWLAEIVNP, encoded by the coding sequence ATGAATGATATTCCAGGTTGGCGTTTATCTTTAACAAGTGCATTACACCGAAATCGCCATTTAGTTTATTCCCGTTATTTCCAATTAGCCACGGTTGGTTTAGAAGGTCGTCCCGCAAATAGAACGGTTGTTTTTCGGGGGTTTTTACCGGAAACAAATCAACTGCAAATAATTACGGATAGTCGCAGTCAAAAAGTTAATCAAATTCAGAATCATTCTTGGGGAGAAGTTTGTTGGTATTTTCCAGAAACCCGTGAGCAATTTCGCCTGTTAGGTGAATTAAAATTGATTTCCGATAGTTATCCTGATTTAACGTTAACCACCGCTAGAACAACCCTTTGGCAATTTTTATCAAATGCGGCGAAACAACAATTTTACTGGCCAGATTCTCGCCAACCTCGTTCAGAATCTACCGCTTTTCACCCCCTAGCCATTATTCCCCTTGAACCTCCGTCTAATTTTATTTTATTATTACTTGAACCCCAGGAAGTTGATCATTTAGAACTCCAAGGAGAACCTCAAAATCGAACGTTTTATTATTATGATTCTGAACAAGGTTGGTTAGCAGAAATTGTTAATCCCTAA
- a CDS encoding protein adenylyltransferase SelO: MSNPFLHLDYEPAFEALGGDYSDVVAASEFPLHILRFRNDAVLTQLGLNPETVTDEHCIEAFGKFETVQPLLAMRYHGYQFGEYNPYLGDGRGFLYGQVRGIDGELYDFGTKGSGRTPYSRNADGRLTLKGGVREVLAAEMLHRMKVRTSRCLSLIETGEQLWRGDEPSPTRSSVMVRFSRSHIRFGTFERLHYFKRPDLIEKLLDHVITYYYSNLTSERDRYALFYAELVKRVAELAAQWMASGFCHGVLNTDNLSITGESFDYGPYAFMPHYNLRFTAAYFDYGGLYCYGNQPFVCEGNLELLQKPLSLVIPSEDLQAGLTLFQQYYRDFYRQRMINRLGFSQIPTPEAEELLQITINLLKDNLIHYHDFFIQLREQFCEQWQDEPQNILKDAEPMQHLDRWRQLYYHHLQTLSYPELDEIKQRLKDYNPQVVIVRPEIEAIWEPITVEDNWQPFYQLLDKIKAE, encoded by the coding sequence ATGTCTAATCCGTTCCTGCACCTCGACTATGAACCCGCATTTGAGGCGTTAGGCGGTGACTATTCCGATGTTGTAGCAGCGAGTGAGTTTCCGCTCCATATCCTGCGGTTCCGTAATGATGCAGTTTTAACCCAGTTAGGACTTAACCCGGAAACCGTTACAGACGAGCATTGTATCGAAGCCTTTGGCAAATTTGAAACCGTGCAACCGTTATTAGCCATGCGCTATCACGGTTATCAATTTGGAGAATATAACCCCTATTTGGGAGATGGGCGGGGGTTTTTATATGGTCAAGTGCGGGGAATTGATGGGGAATTATATGATTTTGGAACAAAGGGATCGGGAAGAACGCCCTACTCCAGAAATGCCGACGGAAGACTAACCTTAAAAGGGGGAGTGCGGGAAGTTTTAGCGGCTGAAATGTTACATCGCATGAAGGTAAGAACTTCTCGATGTTTAAGTTTAATTGAAACCGGGGAACAACTGTGGCGAGGAGATGAACCTTCCCCGACTCGCTCATCCGTTATGGTGCGGTTTAGTCGCTCTCATATTCGCTTCGGAACCTTTGAACGACTACACTATTTTAAACGACCGGATTTAATCGAAAAATTGTTAGATCATGTCATTACTTATTATTATTCTAATTTAACATCAGAACGCGATCGCTATGCTTTATTTTATGCGGAATTAGTCAAACGAGTCGCAGAATTAGCCGCACAATGGATGGCTTCAGGGTTTTGTCATGGGGTCTTAAATACCGATAATCTGTCAATTACGGGGGAAAGTTTCGATTATGGCCCCTACGCCTTTATGCCTCACTATAACCTCCGATTTACCGCCGCTTATTTTGATTATGGGGGATTATATTGTTATGGAAATCAACCCTTTGTTTGTGAAGGAAACTTAGAGTTATTACAAAAACCCTTATCTTTAGTCATTCCTTCAGAAGACCTTCAAGCCGGGTTAACTTTATTTCAACAATATTATCGAGATTTCTATCGTCAACGGATGATTAATCGTTTAGGATTTTCCCAAATTCCCACACCAGAAGCGGAAGAACTTTTGCAAATTACGATTAATTTACTGAAAGATAATTTGATTCATTATCATGACTTTTTTATTCAACTGCGAGAACAGTTTTGTGAGCAATGGCAAGACGAACCGCAAAATATTTTAAAAGACGCTGAACCCATGCAGCATTTAGATCGTTGGCGACAACTGTATTATCATCATTTACAAACTTTATCCTATCCTGAACTAGATGAAATCAAACAACGGTTAAAAGACTATAATCCTCAAGTGGTGATTGTTCGTCCTGAAATTGAGGCAATTTGGGAACCGATTACCGTTGAGGATAATTGGCAACCTTTTTATCAATTATTAGATAAAATTAAAGCCGAATAG
- a CDS encoding ankyrin repeat domain-containing protein, translating into MSELIKAIQTGEIEKVQACLNQTLDLNAQDENGNTALITAINLGQKEIVKLLLEVGANVNSSDNDGWTPLMEASASGNLEIVQLLLDSGAEINAKTNFDLTVLMAAAGSGHQPIVEFLLNRGADLTAKDQNSWTALIWAASEKHTEVVEYIKQFRDHH; encoded by the coding sequence ATGAGTGAATTAATTAAGGCAATTCAAACAGGAGAAATTGAGAAAGTTCAAGCTTGTTTAAATCAAACCCTTGATCTAAATGCTCAGGATGAAAACGGAAATACGGCATTAATTACCGCCATTAATTTAGGACAAAAAGAGATAGTAAAACTATTATTAGAAGTCGGAGCCAATGTCAACAGTAGCGATAATGATGGTTGGACTCCCTTAATGGAAGCCTCAGCGAGTGGGAACTTAGAAATCGTGCAGTTATTATTAGATTCTGGTGCAGAGATTAACGCTAAAACCAATTTTGATTTAACCGTATTAATGGCAGCCGCAGGAAGCGGACATCAACCGATTGTCGAATTCTTATTAAATCGAGGAGCAGATTTAACCGCTAAAGATCAGAATAGTTGGACAGCTTTAATTTGGGCTGCTTCTGAGAAACATACCGAGGTTGTAGAATACATTAAACAATTTCGAGATCATCATTAA
- a CDS encoding DNA-directed RNA polymerase subunit beta', protein MMTNKKIFRNQVIDKGQLKKLMSWAFMNHGTARTAQIADELKDLGFRYATKAGVSISVDDLQVPPSKRALLEEAEEEIRNTERRYMKGEITEVERFQKVIDTWNGTSETLKDHVVENFKASNPLNSVYMMAFSGARGNISQVRQLVGMRGLMADPQGEIIDLPIKTNFREGLTVTEYIISSYGARKGLVDTALRTADSGYLTRRLVDVSQDVILREIDCGTTRGIRIRSMTDGDRVLIPLKDRLMGRVLGEDVRHPETGEIVEYQGEQAVKNQAVSEELAVAIQNAGVQEVFLRSPLTCEANRSVCQTCYGWSLAHGHNVDLGEAIGIIAAQSIGEPGTQLTMRTFHTGGVFTAEAAAVIRAHGDGVVKFPKTLRARPFRTRHGDDAFIVESNGHILVDNGEKKQEKHSLSQGTTIVVQDGQRVKADQILAEIPAGGRTARKTTEKATKDVATDLAGEVKFADVVPEEKTDRQGNMTRIAQRGGLIWVLGGEVYNLPPGAEPAVKNGDSVEPGSVLAQTKLVSEHGGLVRIREQISPDELPREIEIITASVLLDEALVRLVQMQGREQYIIETNSNHRFLLKVSPGSKVENHDVIAELMDDSYRTKTGGIIKYAGVEVAKRGKGKQGYEVTQGGTLLWIPEECHEVNKDISLLLTEDGQYVEAGTEVVKDIFCQTNGVIEVTQKNDILREIVIKPGELHLVDDPEMVMAIDGQIVNPGQEVIPGIISPELHYVEYVETPEGPALLLRPVVEFSVPETPPVPSQESLNESIALRAVQRLTYKDGERVRSVEGVELLRTQLVISIGTEAPQLAADIELLPDESSPDVMRLQLVILESLVIRRDVTADATQGSTRTRLLVHDGLEIEKGAVVTRTEILCKEYGIIQGIRSGTEILRRCLVVRDIDQTTIDFPEGVKPDVKLGQLLVEGAEIAPGMILPESGQVIALGDKIVGAGTTPVTGNQITMRRGRPYRVSPGAILHVKDGDLVQRGDNLVLLVFERAKTGDIIQGLPRIEELLEARKPKEACILARRPGTAQVSMDEDVPELRVVESDGTVTDYPLTSGQTPLVSDGQKVDAGQPLTDGPSNPHEILEVFYDHYLEQAEGMYDAALGSFQKCQTFLVNEVQSVYQSQGIDISDKHIEVIVRQMTSKVRIDDGGDTTMLPGELVELRQVEQVNDAMSITGSAPAKYTPVLLGITKASLNTDSFISAASFQETTRVLTEAAIEGKSDWLRGLKENVIIGRLIPAGTGFNAYEEAGNADYGFDNGSLYLDEEDEDELRDVVLDDQTARVYSSFERETPPAKPGKTSKAFYEDSEDDPLLSSILDDELIDDEYEDDEDDEDE, encoded by the coding sequence ATCATGACTAACAAAAAAATCTTTCGGAATCAAGTTATTGATAAAGGACAATTAAAAAAATTAATGTCCTGGGCTTTTATGAATCATGGTACAGCCAGAACCGCCCAAATTGCTGATGAATTAAAGGATTTGGGATTCCGCTATGCCACAAAAGCCGGGGTTTCGATTAGTGTGGATGACTTACAAGTTCCCCCGTCCAAACGAGCACTCTTAGAAGAAGCGGAAGAAGAAATTCGCAACACGGAACGCCGTTATATGAAAGGGGAAATTACCGAAGTTGAACGCTTCCAAAAGGTAATTGATACTTGGAATGGTACTTCCGAAACCTTGAAAGATCATGTGGTGGAAAACTTCAAGGCTAGTAATCCGTTAAACTCCGTTTATATGATGGCATTCTCTGGCGCACGGGGAAATATTTCCCAAGTTCGTCAGTTAGTGGGAATGCGGGGATTGATGGCTGACCCCCAAGGGGAAATTATCGACTTACCGATTAAAACCAACTTCCGTGAAGGCTTAACCGTTACTGAATATATTATTTCCTCCTACGGTGCACGGAAAGGGTTGGTGGATACCGCCTTACGAACCGCCGACTCCGGCTATTTAACCCGTCGTTTAGTAGACGTTTCCCAAGATGTGATTCTGCGGGAAATTGACTGTGGAACAACACGGGGGATTCGCATTCGCAGTATGACCGATGGCGACCGGGTATTAATTCCCCTGAAAGACCGATTAATGGGTCGGGTGTTAGGGGAAGATGTTCGCCACCCGGAAACCGGAGAAATTGTTGAATATCAAGGGGAACAGGCGGTTAAAAATCAAGCTGTTAGTGAAGAATTAGCCGTCGCTATTCAGAATGCTGGGGTTCAAGAGGTGTTTTTACGCTCACCCCTGACCTGCGAAGCGAACCGTTCTGTCTGTCAAACTTGCTATGGGTGGAGTTTAGCCCACGGTCATAACGTTGATTTAGGGGAAGCCATTGGAATTATCGCGGCTCAAAGTATTGGCGAACCCGGAACCCAGTTAACGATGCGGACATTCCACACCGGGGGGGTCTTTACCGCCGAAGCCGCTGCGGTGATTCGTGCCCATGGGGATGGAGTCGTTAAGTTCCCGAAAACCTTACGCGCCCGTCCCTTCCGTACCCGTCACGGAGATGATGCGTTCATTGTGGAAAGCAATGGCCATATTCTGGTGGACAATGGAGAGAAAAAACAAGAAAAACACAGCCTCTCCCAAGGGACAACCATTGTTGTTCAAGATGGTCAACGGGTCAAAGCTGACCAAATCTTAGCTGAAATTCCCGCCGGAGGTCGGACAGCCCGGAAGACAACGGAAAAAGCTACAAAAGACGTAGCCACGGATTTGGCTGGGGAAGTCAAATTTGCGGATGTGGTTCCCGAAGAAAAAACCGACCGTCAAGGAAATATGACCCGCATCGCCCAACGGGGGGGTCTGATTTGGGTTTTAGGCGGAGAAGTTTATAACTTACCTCCTGGGGCTGAACCTGCGGTTAAAAACGGAGATTCAGTAGAACCGGGAAGCGTTCTCGCCCAAACCAAACTCGTCTCTGAACATGGGGGATTAGTCCGAATTCGCGAACAAATTAGCCCCGATGAGTTACCGCGTGAAATTGAGATTATTACCGCCTCTGTGCTCCTGGATGAAGCCTTGGTGCGGTTGGTACAAATGCAGGGACGGGAACAATATATTATTGAGACCAATAGCAACCACCGCTTCCTGCTGAAAGTTAGTCCCGGTTCCAAGGTGGAAAACCATGATGTGATTGCGGAACTCATGGACGACAGCTACCGGACAAAAACCGGGGGGATTATCAAATACGCTGGGGTGGAAGTCGCTAAACGCGGTAAGGGGAAACAAGGTTATGAAGTCACCCAGGGAGGAACTCTGTTATGGATTCCTGAAGAATGCCATGAGGTGAATAAGGATATTTCCTTACTGTTAACTGAGGATGGGCAGTATGTAGAAGCTGGAACCGAAGTGGTTAAAGACATCTTCTGTCAAACCAATGGGGTCATAGAAGTAACTCAGAAAAATGATATTCTGCGGGAAATCGTGATCAAACCGGGCGAACTGCATTTAGTGGATGACCCGGAAATGGTGATGGCGATTGATGGTCAGATTGTCAATCCCGGTCAAGAGGTGATTCCAGGGATTATCTCTCCAGAGTTGCATTATGTGGAATATGTAGAAACCCCCGAAGGCCCCGCCTTGCTGTTGCGTCCCGTTGTGGAGTTTAGCGTTCCTGAAACTCCCCCGGTTCCATCTCAGGAGTCTTTAAATGAGTCTATTGCTCTGCGGGCGGTACAACGGTTAACCTACAAAGATGGGGAACGGGTGCGGTCTGTGGAAGGGGTGGAACTCCTGCGAACCCAGTTGGTGATTAGTATTGGCACGGAAGCTCCGCAGTTAGCCGCTGATATTGAGTTACTTCCCGATGAAAGTAGCCCCGATGTCATGCGGTTACAGTTAGTGATTTTAGAATCTTTGGTGATTCGTCGGGACGTAACGGCTGATGCGACTCAGGGAAGCACCCGGACGCGGTTACTGGTTCATGATGGACTGGAAATTGAGAAAGGGGCTGTTGTCACCCGCACCGAGATTCTGTGTAAGGAATATGGGATTATTCAGGGGATTCGGTCGGGGACGGAAATTCTGCGCCGTTGTTTAGTGGTACGGGATATTGACCAAACCACTATTGATTTTCCAGAAGGTGTGAAACCGGATGTGAAACTCGGTCAACTGTTGGTTGAAGGGGCTGAAATTGCTCCAGGGATGATTTTGCCGGAGTCGGGCCAAGTCATTGCGTTGGGCGACAAAATTGTCGGTGCAGGAACAACCCCTGTAACGGGAAATCAAATTACCATGCGTCGAGGTCGTCCTTACCGGGTGTCTCCGGGTGCAATTCTCCATGTTAAAGATGGAGATTTGGTACAACGGGGGGATAACCTGGTGTTACTGGTGTTTGAACGAGCGAAAACCGGGGATATTATTCAAGGGTTGCCTCGAATTGAAGAATTGTTAGAAGCTCGTAAACCCAAGGAAGCTTGTATTTTAGCCCGTCGCCCAGGAACCGCCCAAGTATCGATGGATGAAGATGTTCCCGAATTGCGGGTAGTTGAAAGCGATGGCACTGTTACGGATTATCCCTTAACCTCTGGTCAAACCCCGTTAGTGTCTGATGGTCAAAAAGTAGATGCGGGGCAACCCCTGACCGATGGCCCTTCTAACCCCCACGAGATTTTGGAAGTGTTCTATGATCATTATCTCGAACAAGCTGAAGGAATGTATGATGCGGCCTTGGGCAGTTTCCAAAAGTGTCAGACGTTCTTGGTGAACGAGGTGCAGTCGGTGTATCAGTCCCAGGGAATTGATATTTCCGATAAGCATATTGAGGTGATTGTCCGTCAGATGACCTCGAAAGTTCGGATTGACGATGGGGGAGATACGACGATGTTACCTGGTGAACTGGTGGAATTGCGCCAGGTGGAACAGGTGAATGATGCCATGTCCATTACCGGAAGTGCCCCGGCGAAATATACGCCTGTATTATTGGGGATTACCAAAGCCTCCTTAAATACCGATAGCTTTATTTCCGCCGCCAGTTTCCAAGAAACTACACGGGTGTTGACGGAAGCCGCTATCGAAGGAAAATCCGACTGGTTACGGGGTCTGAAGGAGAACGTGATTATCGGACGTCTGATTCCAGCCGGAACTGGTTTCAATGCCTATGAGGAAGCGGGGAATGCCGACTATGGCTTTGATAATGGCAGTTTGTATTTGGATGAAGAGGACGAAGACGAACTGCGAGATGTGGTCTTGGATGACCAAACCGCACGGGTTTATAGCAGTTTTGAACGGGAAACTCCTCCTGCGAAACCGGGTAAAACCAGTAAAGCGTTCTATGAAGATAGTGAAGATGATCCCTTATTGTCCTCTATTCTCGATGATGAGTTGATTGATGATGAATACGAAGATGATGAGGATGATGAGGACGAATAA